ATTAAGTTACTTTGACACCTTATAAATATATGTGTAAAAGatggagagaagagagagatagaaagaaaagaagagagagtaataaatgtgatatgattgaaaaagaagaaaaagataaagagaaagtgaaggtggaaatgaagtTAGAGGTGTAAACGTATCATAGCTCATATCTTGCTCCTCTAAATTTCTCACACACATACGTAAGTTAGGATTCCCCACACACACATACCTTATACATACATATAGACActtacacacacacatatatagggGGGCATATCAAGTGAGAGGAGCGGTTTAATGTGAGAGATGAGAGCCATCAATAAGATCCATCGGATCATTATTAACGGTTCAGATTACACTGTTCATAAAATCTGCAAATGTCTCTCTTTCCACATACCCACGCGCACGCGTCTTTACTCTTTTATCTTCCTCGTTTGTCTGCATATCTCTCTCGCACAGTTCGTATttgagttttttaattttattttaaggaGGAGTTGTATTCACTGTCACCGCCTTCATATAGCatagtttaatttctatgcaattCTAATTTTCTTCACTGTAATCCACAATTTCACATGGCACATACATAGAAATCAAGGAAGATTCTATGTTATGTTAATTTGAGACTGGATGGAAATTGAAACGGTACATATTGGGGATTTGGGGGTATGACTTTCACAACCTTAACCAGAGTGATGATGCAAAAGAGGAAGAACATGGAGAAAGATTAATGGGTGAAAGGATTCATGATTCATCAATGGCGAAGCTGCGGCGAGAAAAGAAAGGGAACGGGAGAAATAGAAGTTGCGCGTGGGTTAGGAAATTAGAATAAGTGGAGTACAGTAAATTGAATTAAATCTTAACCATCAATTATAATCCAACTGTTCTTATTCTTTATTCTCATCTCTCACATTAAACCACTCCTCTCACTTCATCCGCTCcctatgtgtatatatatatatatatacacacgaTCATAATTTAGAATATGTGAGTTGGTCACTACAATTAACGGGGAAAGCAATCATTGAGGTTGACCGGACACGGGTATGTTACCagttttttacttaaaaaaactCATTCTGTTGTAACAACCTGCTATTCCAGTTAGTTCCAGTTAGTTAGTGATAGTTAGATCAATTTCCTCTTGTATAGAAACACATGTATGATTCTGATTTAGATTAATGAcaatctaaaattaatttctctCATTCCTCGCCCCCTACAAAATATTCAAACTCCCATTGATCAATTCATGTGTGGTTCTTGCACCATTGATCTTTTATTTTTGGTAATTTCCTTCTTGATTCTCTTCTTCCCATTTGAAACTAGCTGGTGATTATCATGGGAATAGCCTGATTCTCTTCTTTGATATGCTTACTCATACCAATCACGTACGTTCTCCTTGAACGTTGCCTTCCTTCTCTTCCCCTACGGTGGCTTCTCTTTATCATTTTCTCAAAAGAATTTGGTGAGAACTAAAGTTTATTATATTAGTGTGTTTGAGTGTTTTCCGAGTTATTAATTACCTTTTGCATTGATGTGATTGCATTTGTAATATTTGTTGTGTCtagtaattaataaaaaacaCTGGTATTGTTTTTTCCATTGTGTTGTGTGTGTGCAGGGTTCATCATGGACAGAAAGAGAAGAACCGAAGGACCTAGTGGTGGTGAAAGCTATGAGGAGGTGAAAAGCCCTTCTAAGAAGAGTGCTTCTACTTCATCAACAATTGAAATTCCCCTCCGCCCGGGAAAGGGTACCCTTGGCACTAAGTGCATTGTGAAGGCTAACCATTTCTTCTTGGACCTTCCTAACAAAGAACTATATCATTATGATGTAAGTTCATCCTTAAATGGTTGGTAATAATTGCCTTTCGTTTTGTGTATAACATGCATGTTACTTATATTGTTGATTCTCTTGGTTGCTTAGGTCACTATTACTCCAGAAGTGACTTCTAATGATGTGAACCGTGCTATCATGAAGCAGCTGGTGAGGCAGTACCGTGACTCTCTGGGAAACAGACTTCCTGCCTATGATGGCAGGAAGAGCCTCTATACAGCAGGGTCATTGCCGTTCACATTAGAAGAGTTTCAAATCAACCTTgtagaggatgatgatgatggcgCACCGAGGTTAATTTGCTTCATGTTTATTGTTAACTACCAACTAGGGGCCTATTAATTAATTGTTCATTTGTTAATCTTCTTGTctctaattttattttgatacaggaggaggaggagggataATGAGTTCAAAGTGGTGATAAAATTCGCTGCTCAAGCAGATCTTCACCACTTGGGACTCTTTTTGGAAGGAAGGCAAACTGACGCTCCTCAAGAAGCTCTCCAAGTTCTTGACATTGTTCTGCGTGAACTCCCTACTAACAAGTAAAATTGCTATTGTGTGACTTTGGAGTTGCAGGTTTGAGTAGTGGAATTAGCTGTCTTGGCCTGAATTGGATTTTTGATGTTATTATAGGTATTGTCCAGTGGGGAGATCATTTTTTTCACCTGATATTGGTAGAACTCAGTCCTTAGGTGACGGATTGGAAAGTTGGCGTGGTTTCTATCAAAGCATTCGTCCCACTCAAATGGGACTGTCACTCAACATTGGTAtgtaaatatcattttgtaTTGCTTCAAATTTTCCTTCAGTAATTACTAACTAGCTAAATGTTAATAATGCTTTATGTGTAGACATATCATCAACCGCATTTATTGAGGCTTTGCCAGTCAAAGATTTTGTGACTAAATTGCTCAACTGGGATGTCTTACGCTCTCGTAGTCCATTGTCTAATGGTGACCGCGGCAAGGTTCATCTTTTACATACACTGCAACATTTTATTACTATTTTCTCTATGCGCTAGCTTGAACTCTTGTTTTTGTTCCTTTCAGATAAAAAAAGCACTTTGTGGTCTCAAAGTGGAAGTAACACATCGTGGAAACATGAGAAGGAAATATCGTGTCTGTGGTCTGACCTCACAGGCTACTGGAGATTTGACGTGAGTAACAAGAagaatagttttttatttaaataagttGATCTTTAGTTTTTTGATTGACTGAGTTTTgtcaatatttaattttagattCCATGTGGATGAGAGGGGAACACTCAAGTCTGTTGTTGACTATTTCTATAAGTCATATGGCTATGAAATTCAACATCCTCACTTGCCTTGTTTGCAAGTGGGCAACACACAGAAGCCTAACTATTTACCAATGGAGGTAAACAAACAATCTAACAAATTCATTATCAGCAGTTGGTAAGTTTGTCTCATGGAAAATACTAGCAATACTCTCTTTTTAACATTCTTTCATTAATTGGATAAAATCTATATAGTGTTCACTAAGTTATGTGACCCTATATAGATTTGGTGGGACCTAAATGCATGGAAAGAGAGAGCGCGAGTGTTCAGAGGAGAGTGTTGTTAGCTTTCCTCATGTATGTTTGGATTATGTGTATGCATGTAAATGACTtaatgtgtgtttggatttcagtttgcGAAACAGAGTTTGAGTGAATGTGGGTTTGGAAAACAGAGTTTGAGTTAAAGTAGGTTagttgtaatgtgatttatgtttagaTACTTTTATTTCGAAACAGAGTTTGATATCATGAATTATGTTTGGATAATACTAATGAAAAGCATTTTTAGGTTGTACAATTACTAAAAGGGGTAtgatttttataataaaattaatatgaaaaaaaaatccattcaTTATTTTTAACTACTCTTGTACTGTAGTTAATATAAAAGTATTAAAAATACATGTTAGTAATTAAAATGTGTAAATTAAAAAGTAACtaaaacataattaattaagctgtttttttttaaaggtaagCTGTAGTTATATATACTCTAAATCAAAATACAAAACAACGTTTACTTCTTTAATAGATAATAcagtatattattatatttaaaaaaatcactaGTTTATAATATATCATTCTCGTGAATGAGAATTGAGTTTTTCAATTTAAACAGATTTCATGAGATTTTACGAGAAATGGGTAAATATTGGAAGTTGGGGTAGTATTGTCTGAATtagattttttagttttaaaatttatttagaaTAGTGTCAACGGGACTTTCACTCAACGTAGAAGTGTTGATTTTGGTGAGTTGAGTGAAAGTGGATTTAGGATTAAAAGTGGGTTGAGTAAAATTGGGTTTAAAATTTACCAAACAAAATGGCACAAAGTTACATAGAACTGAAAGTGCTTTTGAAGGGCCCAACTCAAAAACAAACGTGCCCTTAATTGTTTGGAATATTGTAGGTTTGCAAGATAGTACATGGCCAACGGCACACAAAACGCCTTAATGAGAAGCAAATTACTAATTTGCTAAAATCCACTTGCCAACGTCCTAGACAAAGGGAGAACGATATAGTGCAGACCCTTAATAGGAATGCCTATCATGAAGATCCTTATGCTAAAGAGTTTGGAATCAAAATCAGTGACAAGCTTGCTCAAGTTGAAGCTCGGGTCCTTCCTCCACCTTGGGTATATTTTTGTTCTTAAACAACACATTTTGACACTTGATTTTACTTATGGCAATTGACATTATCTTCCCTTCAGCTCAAATATCATGATACTGGTAATGAAAAGGAATGTCTTCCTCGAGAAGGCAAATGGAATATGAGGAACAAGGTATTTTTTCTATGATTATCAACTTACTATGATTAGAGTCAATATTTCAAAGTTAATTTAAGTTTGAAATACCTTTCGCTTTCTTAATATTTCAGAAATTGGCCGAGGGTGGGGCAGTCAACAACTGGTTCTGCATAAACTTTGCAAGGAACATTCAGGATAGATTTGCCCAAAGCTTTTGCTATGAACTCGCCCAAATGTGTAGGACTTCAGGCATGGTATGTTATGTATAAATTATCTTTGCTAAAATTGTTTCTCTTCTCTTATAGACAAACAATTTACTTCATTACTTGATTTTACTGGTAGACATTTAATCGTGAGCCGGTGGTTCCTACACGGAGTGCTCCACCCGATCAAGTTGGCAAGGTTCTGAGAGCCCAATATCAAGATGCTAAAAACATAATTCGGGGAAGGGATGTTGATTTGCTCATTGTTATTTTACCGGATAACAATGGCTCTCTTTATGGTATGATTTTTTAAGTGATCtctctttttctccaccaccTTCCCTTTCTATTGTTACTTTCCTGGTCGTTTTATATGTAGGGGATCTCAAACGCATATGTGAGACCGATCTTGGGCTTGTTTCACAATGTTGTTTGAGTAAGAATGTTCTCAAGAGGAATCGACAACAATACTTGGCAAACGTAGCATTGAAGATTAATGTGAAGGTCGGGGGAAGAAACACTGTCATTGTTGATGCTCTTTCAAAAAGAATTCCTTTTGTCAGTGACAAGGTTACAATTGTTTTTGGGGCGGATGTCACTCATCCGCACCCTGGAGAGGAATCAAGTCCATCCATAGCAGCTGTATGTGTTTTTAATTTGTGTGTTTAGCTAGGTTCAAGCGACTGATgcttgaaaatatattttttatactaGCTCACTCTCTCTAAAATCATGCTTGTTGATACTATAGGTTGTTGCTTCTCAAGATTGGCCTGAAATCACCAAGTATGCTGGTTTGGTTTGTGCCCAAACACATAGAGAGGAGATCATTCAAGATCTTTTCAAACAATGGCATGATCCAGTCAAAGGAACATCAACCGGTGGAATGATCAAGTACTCTCTTATCTTTATCCCTTGTAATCATATGGCCAGCTAGTAACCAATCAGAAAATTTTCCTTGAAGTTCAGTTTTTCTAGTTACTTGTCTCATTGCATAATTTGTTGGTAGGGAACTTCTTATATCTTTCTTTAGGGCTACAAATCAACGAAAGCCCGAACGCATCATATTTTACAGGTAGTCTTATCAATAATGTTTAAATCCTTTGTGATCATAGTATTCTTTTGATGTTGGTATCATGGTATGATtctaaattattattaatttgcAGGGATGGTGTAAGTGAAGGACAGCATCATCAAGTTTTATTGTTTGAGCTTGATGCTATCCGAAAGGTGGAGAATATCATCCAACaatttgtttaaataatatATGTTGTTAATTGCTAACTATTTGTTCTATTCCCCCGCTTTCAGGCTTGTGCATCGCTTGAGCCCGAATATCAGCCTCATGTAACTTTTGTTGTGGTTAAGAAGCGCCATCACACTAGGCTCTTTGCTAGGGACCATGATGACAAGAGTTCTGTTGATGCGAGTGGCAATATTTTGCCCGGTAATTTGATAGTGTGCAAAGCGTGCATTCATGCATgtataataatcataataatattCTTGTTGGGCATGTCTGATGTGAAAGTTGCAGGTACCGTTGTGGACTCCAAAATCTGCCATCCGACGGAGTTCGATTTCTATCTTTGTAGCCATTCTGGCATCCAGGTAAATTTAGCTTCTTTCAAATTGGAAGTGAATGATTATATATGTTCTTATGACTATGAATCATGTTACAGGGAACAAGTCGTCCTGCTTATTACCACGTCCTATGGGATGAAAACAATTTCACTGCTGATGCATTGCAAAGCTTTACCTACAACCTGTGCTATACGTAAGTAATAAACTAGTAATGTGATATTGGAATCAAGATATTgtaatctaatatttttaaatatttgttgCAGCTATGCAAGGTGCACGCGATCAGTATCTATTGGTGAGTTTTTTTCGAATTGAATTTGGATCCTCTGCCGCAGCTAGTCCCTCAATCTCTCTGCTGCAGAGTTTTTGGCCGTTAGATTCATCCAACGGTTCAGAATTTTAAGTATTAAAAATGtgttttaatcaaataaaaaagcaGGCACGTGACACAAGCTGTCCCTGAAGAGAACTGCAACCACCAGAAATCATTTCCACTTCCCGTTGCCACTGCACTATCCAACGGCtggtcaccatcaccaccgacAGTTCGACACCGTCTCCTTCGTTTAGTGGGCCACATTCACACCACCGCTGGCAACGAGCGACCATAACACACCAATTCATAAGCCTACGAGGATATCAATCGCATTGTAGGTTCTGAAAATACATGATATTTCAACTAGGGGCCATTGTGTTTGAGATTGAGTAGTTGAAATATAGGATTACATCTACCAATGATTGTGTTCATTTCCAAATCAGAAATTTTTTTACCTAGAAAATTGGGGGTTTTCAGTTTCAAACGAAGAATCAATTGGTTCAATTTGAGTAGATTGATTTGGTAAACATTGTCATAGACCATCGGTGAGGCAAGGCAAACTCACTGTTGTTTGGAATGTGGTGATGAACAATGCAGCGGTAAAGGGAGAAGAAATTTGGTTCTAGGTGGTTGCGGTGCTCCTATCAAGTTTCCATTGTGCGTCACGTgcgtatttttttatttgattaaaaaaattaaatgtttatgACTGTGAATTGTAGATGAATCTAATGGCCAAAAACTCTGCAGCAGAGAGATTGAGGGAGATGGCTGCTGCAGAGGATCCAGATCCGTTTTTTTCCATCTCTGATAATAGTTTGTTACACATTAAATCATTGATTTTTCGACTCAATAGTTCAAATTTGATTACAAGTTGTGTTTGGTAAATGATTATGTGTGACAATTGCAGTGCCGCCAGCGTACTATGCACATTTGGCAGCATACCGAGCAAGGTTCTATATGGAACCTGAAGCTTTGGACAGTGGGACCATGACCGGTGATGTTGCTCGTCGTCGCAGAATGGATGGACCAAGTACAAGTACTCCTCCACCTGTTGTTGTGAGGTCATTACCTGCAGTGAAGGAGAATGTTAAGAAAGTGATGTTTTACTGTTAGGATAGGATAACATTGTGTTTCAAAGTACTGAATGCTATAAGTTGGTGTGGTAAATAACACCCAATGATAGTTTCAAGATTTTTCAAGTTGGCTTCTTATTTTGTGGGTAAGGAGGAACATATAAGTTACAATTGAAGTTACATTTGAGCACTTGAACTCCCACCACAGTGGTAGCAActcctttaatttcttattatAATAATGACAACTTGATGGCATATGTGTCTGTCTCCATCAAAACGTTCATTAAAAGCTCCAAATCAAAGTCTCCCTCATTAAGGGAGGCATTGAAGTTCCACAAACGAAAAGAAGAAGCAGCTTCGCGTACTGCTGAATATTGCTGATAATAGTCCACAAGCATTTTTAATTTCTGCCTCTTTTAGAAGGAGTGAGTGTTCATGGAATTCTTAGTGGCTACTCATGTTAGCAAATTTCATCTACTCTAGGGTTTTCAACATACAGAAAACCTAAGCCAGGATCTTTAATTCATATGATTCTCACTAACTTTAAAGGGAGAAGATAACTAACCAGGATTCATGCTAGAATCCATGAAGAAATCCTTATGCTCTCTTAATCTTTTTCTCTCCTCTTTGCCTTCTACTTTTAGTCCTTCTCTGATGGATGAGAAGAGAGGTAGAATCCGTTACTTTGAAAACTGCTCCCTTTATTGCAGGTTGGTTATTGTAACCACCCACTCATCATTTAATTTTCTGAAGGAAGAGGAGAGGgaattcaaaattgaattttgaaacTCCCAACTAACTTTAATTGCTTTAATATCCTAATGACCATCACATTGAGGATCTTTTCATAAAGTTAATTCTATAAGTTACATGAGCcacattaattattaaaataatttaacaatCTCCCACTTGGCCCATGTGACGACTTGAAGATTCAACAAACCATAAGTGCGCACTTTACGCTGAAATTTATCAGTTCATCTTTAATTGAAATGAGATGATCGGATCATGGCGGTCACAACTCATCATGCGACATGATCCCTTCCATGTATCACAGaaccaaatcaaatcaaaacaacTTTAATGAACACTTCCTGCAATGTTCAACTTTAATGTTTTCAAACAAAACACAACTTGTTATCTCATCTAAACCATACACGTATACACCGTACTATGAATAACAGGtaaaacaaacagaaacacaTATTTAATTGAATTCATAAGTGTCATGTCCATACAAGCAAACCCATCATATGTACATATGCATTCAATAATATTATGCTAACAAGGACTTGTCTATAATGCCCATCTTTACAGCATGGCCAGAAAATGTTTTGGGCGGCAATCCCTTAGTTAGCGGATCCTCTATCATCATATCAGTACCAATATGCTCAATAGACACTCTATGTTTCTGCACTTCTTCTTTGACAGCTAAGTACTTTAAATCCATGTGCTTTGTACTTATCATTCTTAGAGAAGAAGACAGCTGCAgaattatcacaataaattcttAGCGGCCTTTCTATACTATCAACAATACCAAGCCCTAAGATAAAATTCCGCAACCATAATGCATGAATAATGGCCTCAAAGCAAGCCACAAATTCAGCCTCCATAGTTGAAGTAGCAATAACTGATTGTTTTGCACTCTTCCATGATATTGCTTCACCAGAGAGCAAAAATACATAACCAAATGTAGATTTCCTTGAATCTACACATCCAACAAAGTCTGAATTCGAGTAGCCAACCACTTCAATGTGATCTGGCCTCCTGTATGTAAGCATGTGATCCTTGGTGCCTTGTAAGTACCTAAGGACTTTCTTTGCAGCTTTCCAGTGGTCCATTCTAGGATTACTTTGATATCGGCCTAACATTCCACCAACAAAACTGATATCTGGCCGAGTGCATGTTTGAGCATACATCAAACTCCCAACCACTGATGCATAGAGAATAGACTCCatttcctttcgttccaaatCATTCCTAGGACATTGCATATTACTAAACTTGTCCCCTTTCTGAATTGGAACTATTCCTGCGAAGCAACTTTTCATTCTAAATCTCTCTAACACTTTATTGATATAACCTTTCTGGGACAATcatgttccagccaagaacatagaaagaaggtataGTGCCTAGAATGAGAGGATTGCAATGAGATAACCtagagagagagcgtgtaaccgcttagagagagagagagcgtaaCTGAATCTCAAGTTTGTTATTcatcaaatgagctaagagtttcttacaattggtaaccgccccttATTTATAGGCGAGAGGTTTGGCCTGGCTTATCTAACGGTCCttagtgggccggttgggcctctcggaGGAGGCCCAGACCTTTGGCTTATGCATCGCCTATGGGCGAGCATCACTGGGCGAGGGTCTCTGGGGTCTcgcctagtccacaagacaccgagctcgaagcatgagggcTAAGAGTGTCTTTTAAAACAAAGGCGACAATCATAAGAAAAACTAACTAATATCAAGGCTAGTGAACAAGGTAGGTCGCCAATATGGCATGATAAATAAAGCCAAAGCTAAATCTTGACTCTTCTTGACAGACTCCTTTGAGTCCACAAGCCCACGAGTGGGCTTGTGGCGACACCGATTGACTTGCTCGCCCAGCTGCTACTGCGATCGCCGTGAATCACGGTGGTTTGATACGTGTAGGTCGCGTGTAATATGTTGAGGAAATGCAAAGGTCAGCGAATCCGCAGAATCCCAACCGCTGCCCTCGAAACATCCCATCAAATCTCAATAAAGTCTGCCAATCTAAATTTAAACCAACCAGCCGTCTTGACTTCTCATTTAATGCGCCGCTCCCACTTCCCCAAAATATGCGTCTCTTTCCCCAAAGTAATCATTTCACCTTGTCATCATGAGGCACGATCTCCCACTACCCTTACATGCGGACACGATCTCAACAACTACTTCCTTATAAGACCCCCCTCTCCCATCATTCGTCACTTTTAGGAACTTTGAGCCCTGCTTCCTTATTTTGCCTCTCTACTTCTTTCAGAGAGTTGATACCTTAACACCACTTCCTACATCCATGTGCTCGCGCCCCCTTCCGTTTTACCTTCTTCAAAATGACTTCCCAACGCCGTCTCCAGAAATCTTCCCGTTCCCAGAACGATGTCCCTGCATCTCCACCCCCGGTTGACCCTTGTCCTCCAGGAGGGCTTCGCCTCGTCGGGGAGGCCATCGAGGCCTTTTGGCGCCGGGTTTTCGCCACCCTTCTTGAACCCACAGACCAGATTCCCACCCAAGAGGCCATCTGCCAGCCTTCCGAGCAAGCCTCCGATGAATCCGTCGCCAAAACTGCCCGCTAGGCCAGCGGGCTCTGTTACAAAAAGTCCCTTGAAGACATTCTTGTTATTGGGAAGTGCTTAAATAGATACCGCCCTTGGCGGCGCCGCACGGTTGATCACGGCGTAAAGAAGCCCCATTACTTTTACGTTTACGAGTACCTGTTCTTTGATCTGCggatcaaactacccttctcccccTTCCTCCGCCAAGTGATGAGGGAGATCAACGTCGCTCCCTGCGAACTGCATCAAAACGCCTGGGCCTTTGCAAGGTGCTTTGAGATACTGTGCGACGCCGTCGGCCTCGAGCCGAGGGTTGCGCACTTCTTTTATTTCTACGCCGTAGAGCCGAAGTCACTGAAGGCCCAAGGCTGGGTTTCTCTAAAATCCCGCACAGGTCGACAACGCCTCCATCCATACAAAAGCAATGTCAAGATGGGGCCCGGACGTCGATACTTCCGGGTGGTTGTGCATTACACGTACCCTGAAGTTTTCACCCTACAGGATGAGACTGCCCAGTTTCCCTTTTACTGGACTCAAGCCCCCCACGTTGTTCAGCCGCCCTCGGACGCGTCGCTAAGCGATGAAGATAAAATTATCCTCAGCTTCTTTGCCAAGCTCCCCATTCTTGAGTGCTCGCAACTGTTGGCGGCCGCTCGCCAAAACACCCTTGGTCCAGTCCTAGGTTGGATTCCCTCCTACCCCCTCTTTGCATCGCACCatcatgttttttcttttgtatctATTACTAACCCTTGTTGCGCATATCTCCTTTTGTTCTCAGGGGAAATGGAGTTCACCAAGGCTGAACTAAAGAGTGCCCTTGCCGCCAAGGCGATTGAATTTCCCCCATTTTCAACACCGGTGGGGGCAAGAGAAAACGCATCGCCGCTTCGGGTGCTGACGATGGGACCGTCGCCCCCTCTCCGAAAAAGAACACAAAGGCTTTATCTGGTGGGCCAGCGCCGGGTACCGCCGGCGAGACCGTCCCTTCCGAATCTAGCGAGCTAACTCTAAGCGCTGTCGGCGAGACTGTTGGTGAGACTGTCCTCCCTCCATGGAAGAAAAAGCACCGAAAATCCAAAGAAGTTGAATCTAGCGAACCATTGTTAGATGGAAAAGATAAAATTGTCGCCCCCTTGGTGAAAAAGATACACAAAAAATCCAA
This is a stretch of genomic DNA from Lotus japonicus ecotype B-129 chromosome 1, LjGifu_v1.2. It encodes these proteins:
- the LOC130731925 gene encoding protein argonaute 1-like; amino-acid sequence: MDRKRRTEGPSGGESYEEVKSPSKKSASTSSTIEIPLRPGKGTLGTKCIVKANHFFLDLPNKELYHYDVTITPEVTSNDVNRAIMKQLVRQYRDSLGNRLPAYDGRKSLYTAGSLPFTLEEFQINLVEDDDDGAPRRRRRDNEFKVVIKFAAQADLHHLGLFLEGRQTDAPQEALQVLDIVLRELPTNKYCPVGRSFFSPDIGRTQSLGDGLESWRGFYQSIRPTQMGLSLNIDISSTAFIEALPVKDFVTKLLNWDVLRSRSPLSNGDRGKIKKALCGLKVEVTHRGNMRRKYRVCGLTSQATGDLTFHVDERGTLKSVVDYFYKSYGYEIQHPHLPCLQVGNTQKPNYLPMEVCKIVHGQRHTKRLNEKQITNLLKSTCQRPRQRENDIVQTLNRNAYHEDPYAKEFGIKISDKLAQVEARVLPPPWLKYHDTGNEKECLPREGKWNMRNKKLAEGGAVNNWFCINFARNIQDRFAQSFCYELAQMCRTSGMTFNREPVVPTRSAPPDQVGKVLRAQYQDAKNIIRGRDVDLLIVILPDNNGSLYGDLKRICETDLGLVSQCCLSKNVLKRNRQQYLANVALKINVKVGGRNTVIVDALSKRIPFVSDKVTIVFGADVTHPHPGEESSPSIAAVVASQDWPEITKYAGLVCAQTHREEIIQDLFKQWHDPVKGTSTGGMIKELLISFFRATNQRKPERIIFYRDGVSEGQHHQVLLFELDAIRKACASLEPEYQPHVTFVVVKKRHHTRLFARDHDDKSSVDASGNILPGTVVDSKICHPTEFDFYLCSHSGIQGTSRPAYYHVLWDENNFTADALQSFTYNLCYTYARCTRSVSIVPPAYYAHLAAYRARFYMEPEALDSGTMTGDVARRRRMDGPSTSTPPPVVVRSLPAVKENVKKVMFYC